From a single Candidatus Izimaplasma bacterium HR1 genomic region:
- the znuA gene encoding High-affinity zinc uptake system binding-protein ZnuA precursor — MKKILITITALVLAITLSACNQGPTEDKNIVYVTVYPMQYLVEEIAGDTVEVRLVVGTSSHTEGYTPTGQELIKMSDADLLFFVNGGADSYILNIESTLAQGNVEMVDMSEHIVYNEICLTHTHDDEEPDEPVTCNENSLSPDPHFWLDPIKMIQAAEFVKSKLISTFPENTELYNNKYTNLSATLEQLNLDFQEMADSAVKPIMTTVRLFTYWEERYDIEIISITSDIHSTETNPGDIIELAEEAVFHGITTILFEKNANSPAGDQVLEELKNTFTMADKLYLHGLGVITADEVENGSNYISIMYDNLEVLRYTTK, encoded by the coding sequence ATGAAAAAAATACTAATAACAATAACAGCACTTGTTCTAGCAATTACTTTGTCGGCTTGTAATCAAGGACCGACAGAAGATAAGAATATTGTTTATGTGACTGTTTACCCAATGCAATACCTAGTTGAAGAAATCGCAGGAGACACAGTTGAAGTGAGACTTGTTGTAGGTACATCTTCTCATACCGAGGGATATACTCCAACTGGGCAAGAACTAATTAAAATGTCTGATGCCGATTTGCTTTTCTTTGTTAACGGTGGTGCTGATAGTTATATATTGAATATTGAATCTACTTTAGCACAGGGTAATGTAGAAATGGTTGATATGTCTGAGCACATCGTTTATAACGAGATTTGTTTAACACATACCCACGATGATGAGGAACCAGATGAGCCTGTTACTTGTAACGAAAACTCGCTATCTCCTGACCCTCATTTTTGGTTAGATCCAATTAAGATGATTCAAGCTGCAGAGTTTGTTAAATCTAAACTTATAAGTACCTTCCCGGAAAATACAGAGTTATACAATAACAAGTACACTAATCTTAGCGCTACTTTGGAACAACTTAACCTTGATTTCCAGGAAATGGCAGATTCAGCCGTAAAACCAATCATGACAACTGTTAGATTATTCACATATTGGGAAGAAAGATATGATATCGAAATTATCTCGATTACTTCAGATATTCATTCTACAGAGACAAACCCTGGCGATATTATTGAACTAGCTGAGGAAGCTGTATTCCACGGAATAACCACAATCCTATTTGAAAAAAATGCTAATTCTCCTGCTGGTGATCAAGTATTAGAAGAACTAAAAAACACATTCACAATGGCAGATAAACTATATCTTCATGGACTTGGAGTTATTACCGCAGATGAGGTTGAGAATGGTTCAAACTACATTTCAATTATGTATGATAACTTGGAAGTATTAAGATACACTACAAAATAG
- a CDS encoding peptidase PmbA has protein sequence MNFKKLFALAKEKGIEDIQVYYAGNTELDIEVFKGSVEKYAIADSAKLTVKGIYNGKMGTVSTEIVNEDVFDFIVESIIGSAKMIDSEDEVFIYEGDKEYKQVEGLFDASLDEVGAAKKIEDTKRFEELVMAQDERINMVQAFYGEGTTKVLIQNSKGLKLEKKVNGGVIGAFIIASDGKDQRTTYEYKLSNDYNDFDLEAMAISGAKDVCSQLGASPVETGEYEILLTNKASCSLLSPHVSMFSAESVQKDISLLKGKVGEVIGNELITLVDDPFRKKSGRSGAFDDEGVATQYKELIKDGKLTGYLHNLKTAKKDDTKSTGNGFLNGIAPTNFYFLEGNTEYDEIVKDMKKGLIITELAGTHAGCNAVSGDFSLQSSGFLVEDGKIVKPVALITVAGNYLELLKDVTAVCNDLYFNFGYVGSPSLRIKSLKVSGK, from the coding sequence ATGAACTTTAAGAAATTATTTGCTTTGGCAAAAGAAAAAGGGATAGAAGATATCCAAGTATACTACGCTGGAAATACTGAGTTAGATATTGAAGTATTTAAAGGTTCAGTTGAGAAATATGCAATAGCTGATAGTGCTAAATTAACTGTTAAAGGAATTTATAACGGTAAAATGGGTACAGTTAGTACAGAAATAGTAAATGAAGATGTATTTGATTTCATCGTAGAAAGTATTATTGGATCTGCAAAAATGATTGACAGTGAAGATGAAGTATTTATCTATGAAGGAGATAAAGAATACAAGCAAGTGGAAGGATTATTTGATGCAAGCTTAGATGAAGTTGGAGCTGCTAAAAAAATTGAAGACACTAAGAGATTTGAAGAATTAGTAATGGCTCAAGATGAAAGAATTAATATGGTTCAAGCATTCTATGGTGAAGGAACTACAAAAGTATTAATTCAAAATTCAAAAGGGTTAAAACTAGAGAAAAAAGTAAATGGTGGTGTAATTGGGGCGTTTATTATTGCTAGTGATGGTAAAGACCAAAGAACTACTTATGAATACAAATTATCAAATGATTACAATGATTTCGACCTTGAAGCAATGGCTATATCAGGAGCAAAAGATGTTTGCTCACAATTAGGAGCTTCACCTGTTGAAACTGGAGAATATGAAATTTTACTTACAAATAAAGCAAGTTGTTCTTTGTTAAGTCCACATGTTAGTATGTTTAGTGCTGAAAGTGTACAAAAGGATATTTCTTTATTGAAAGGTAAAGTAGGAGAAGTTATCGGTAATGAACTTATTACTTTGGTAGATGATCCTTTTAGAAAAAAATCTGGTAGATCTGGGGCTTTCGATGATGAAGGTGTTGCTACACAATACAAAGAATTAATCAAAGATGGTAAATTAACAGGATACCTACATAACTTAAAAACTGCTAAGAAAGACGACACTAAATCAACAGGTAACGGATTCTTAAATGGTATTGCTCCGACGAACTTCTATTTCTTAGAAGGAAATACGGAATACGATGAAATTGTTAAAGATATGAAAAAAGGTTTAATAATTACTGAACTTGCAGGAACACATGCAGGATGTAATGCAGTTAGTGGTGATTTCAGTTTACAAAGTTCTGGATTCTTAGTTGAAGACGGAAAAATTGTAAAACCTGTCGCACTTATTACTGTGGCTGGGAACTATCTAGAATTGTTAAAGGATGTTACAGCTGTTTGTAATGACTTATATTTTAACTTTGGATATGTTGGTAGTCCATCATTAAGAATTAAATCATTAAAAGTATCAGGAAAATAA
- the lysS gene encoding Lysine--tRNA ligase, translating to MEKLTEQEIVRREKLEELKTKGIDPFGQRFDRNCNTETLRQKFDQYSKEELHEMETEPIRIAGRLMTKRGKGKAGFANIMDQFGQVQLYVRLDAVGEDQFELFNRADLGDFLGIEGKIMKTRMGELSIRAEKITHLSKSLRPLPEKFHGLKDIEERYRRRYVDLITNEESKETFINRSKIISMIRDLLNARGYIEVETPILHPILGGASARPFVTHHNTLDMPFYLRIAPELYLKRLIVGGLDGVYEIGRTFRNEGMSIKHNPEFTMLELYQAYGNVDTMMELTEYLFSTVAKSLGKGTATYNGKEIYLDQPWVKLHMADAVRDEVGIDFWNKELTFEQAKQFALDKDLDVPEHYTGTGHILNLLFEEYCEEKVIQPTFVFGHPIEISPLAKKNVEDPRFTDRFELFIDGREYANAFTELNDPIDQKERFLAQLAEKELGNDEATEMDIDYVEALEYGMPPAGGLGVGIDRLIMLLTDSASIRDVLLFPHMKPRSK from the coding sequence ATGGAAAAACTTACAGAACAAGAGATTGTTAGAAGAGAAAAATTAGAAGAATTAAAAACTAAAGGAATCGATCCATTCGGCCAAAGATTTGATCGTAATTGTAACACAGAAACATTACGACAAAAATTTGATCAATACAGTAAAGAAGAATTACATGAAATGGAAACTGAACCAATTAGGATTGCAGGACGTCTAATGACTAAACGCGGTAAGGGTAAAGCAGGTTTCGCTAATATTATGGATCAATTTGGACAAGTTCAATTATATGTTAGATTAGATGCTGTTGGAGAAGACCAATTTGAATTATTCAATAGAGCAGATCTAGGAGATTTCCTTGGTATAGAAGGAAAAATTATGAAAACAAGAATGGGTGAATTAAGCATACGTGCTGAAAAAATCACTCATTTAAGCAAGTCTTTACGTCCATTACCTGAAAAGTTTCATGGATTAAAAGACATTGAAGAAAGATATCGTCGTCGTTACGTTGATTTAATTACAAACGAAGAATCAAAAGAGACATTTATTAATCGTTCAAAAATCATTAGCATGATTAGAGATTTATTGAATGCTCGTGGATACATAGAAGTTGAAACACCAATCCTTCACCCAATTCTAGGTGGAGCTTCTGCTAGACCTTTCGTAACACACCACAATACTTTGGATATGCCATTCTATTTAAGAATAGCTCCTGAATTATACTTAAAAAGATTAATCGTTGGTGGTTTAGACGGTGTCTATGAAATCGGACGTACGTTTAGAAATGAAGGAATGAGTATTAAACATAATCCCGAATTTACAATGTTAGAACTTTATCAAGCGTATGGTAACGTAGATACAATGATGGAATTAACAGAGTACTTATTCTCAACAGTTGCTAAAAGTTTAGGTAAAGGTACTGCTACATATAATGGTAAAGAAATCTATCTGGATCAACCATGGGTTAAATTACATATGGCTGATGCGGTTAGAGACGAAGTCGGAATTGATTTTTGGAATAAAGAATTAACTTTCGAACAAGCAAAACAATTTGCTTTGGATAAAGACTTAGATGTTCCAGAACATTATACAGGTACAGGTCACATTTTAAACCTATTATTCGAAGAGTATTGTGAAGAAAAAGTCATTCAACCAACATTCGTTTTCGGACACCCAATTGAGATTTCACCATTAGCTAAAAAGAATGTTGAAGATCCTCGATTTACAGATCGCTTTGAATTATTTATTGATGGTAGAGAATATGCTAATGCATTTACAGAACTAAATGATCCAATTGATCAAAAGGAACGTTTCTTAGCTCAATTAGCTGAAAAAGAATTAGGAAATGATGAAGCTACAGAAATGGATATCGATTATGTAGAAGCTTTAGAATATGGTATGCCACCTGCTGGAGGACTTGGAGTTGGAATTGATAGATTGATTATGCTTCTAACTGATAGTGCTTCAATAAGAGATGTACTACTATTCCCACACATGAAACCAAGAAGTAAATAA
- the fba gene encoding Fructose-bisphosphate aldolase: MGLVSAKEMLEKARKEGYAVGQFNINNLEWTKAVLVAAQELKSPVILGVSEGAAKYMTGFDTVVGMVEGMLKNLNITVPVALHLDHGSFDAAKACIEAGFSSVMFDGSHYSIEENIQKTTEIIAYANERGISVEAEVGSIGGEEDGVVGAGEVADVNECKMIADLGVSMLAAGIGNIHGKYPANWTGLRLDVLKNIQDATGNMPLVLHGGTGIPNEMVTEAITLGVSKINVNTECQLTFTAAVRVYFEEKKDLEGKGYDPRKVIKPGYDAIMATVTEKMELFGSVNKA; the protein is encoded by the coding sequence ATGGGACTTGTGTCTGCAAAAGAAATGCTTGAAAAAGCGAGAAAAGAAGGTTATGCAGTAGGACAATTTAACATTAACAATTTAGAATGGACAAAAGCGGTTTTAGTAGCTGCTCAAGAATTAAAATCACCAGTAATTTTAGGTGTATCTGAAGGTGCTGCTAAATATATGACAGGATTTGATACTGTAGTAGGAATGGTAGAAGGAATGCTTAAAAACTTAAACATTACTGTACCAGTTGCGCTACATTTAGATCATGGTAGTTTTGATGCTGCAAAAGCTTGTATCGAAGCTGGATTTAGTAGTGTAATGTTCGATGGATCACATTATTCAATCGAAGAAAATATTCAAAAAACAACAGAAATCATTGCTTATGCTAACGAAAGAGGAATCAGTGTTGAAGCTGAAGTTGGATCTATCGGGGGAGAAGAAGATGGTGTTGTTGGCGCTGGTGAAGTTGCTGACGTAAATGAATGTAAAATGATTGCTGATTTAGGTGTATCTATGTTAGCTGCTGGAATTGGTAATATTCATGGTAAATATCCTGCAAATTGGACTGGATTACGTCTAGACGTATTGAAAAATATCCAAGATGCAACAGGAAATATGCCATTAGTACTTCATGGTGGTACAGGAATTCCTAACGAAATGGTTACAGAAGCTATTACATTAGGTGTTTCAAAAATTAACGTTAACACTGAATGTCAATTAACATTTACTGCAGCTGTTAGAGTTTATTTCGAAGAGAAAAAAGACTTAGAAGGTAAAGGTTACGACCCAAGAAAAGTAATTAAACCAGGTTATGATGCTATCATGGCAACTGTAACAGAAAAAATGGAGTTATTTGGTTCTGTTAACAAAGCTTAA
- the cysE gene encoding Serine acetyltransferase: MGMISDIKTLKQKDPAARHILDIVLTHNGLHAVWSYRIARFFWKLRLKMIARIISNIGRFNTGVDIHPGAQIGKNFVIDHGSGIVIGETAVIGNNVLMYHGVTLGGTGNHSGAKRHPSLCDEVMIAAGAKILGDIKIGYGAKVGANSVVLKDVPPHATAVGMPARIIEGKDILEVECSLVSKERD; encoded by the coding sequence ATGGGAATGATTAGTGATATAAAAACCCTAAAACAAAAAGATCCTGCAGCTAGACATATACTTGATATAGTACTTACCCACAACGGTCTTCATGCTGTCTGGAGTTATCGTATAGCTAGATTCTTTTGGAAGTTAAGGTTAAAAATGATTGCCCGAATAATTAGTAATATTGGAAGATTTAATACTGGGGTAGATATACATCCTGGGGCTCAGATAGGTAAGAATTTTGTAATTGATCATGGTAGTGGTATCGTTATAGGTGAAACCGCTGTTATTGGAAATAATGTATTGATGTATCATGGTGTCACATTAGGTGGTACTGGCAATCATTCAGGAGCAAAAAGACATCCATCTTTATGTGATGAAGTTATGATTGCTGCTGGAGCAAAAATATTAGGAGATATTAAAATTGGTTATGGAGCAAAAGTTGGTGCTAACTCTGTTGTATTAAAAGATGTTCCACCGCATGCTACTGCAGTTGGAATGCCGGCTAGAATTATAGAAGGAAAAGATATCTTAGAAGTAGAATGCAGTTTAGTTAGTAAAGAGAGAGATTAA
- a CDS encoding ribosome-associated heat shock protein Hsp15 gives MRLDKFLKVSRIIKRRTIAKEVADNDRITVNNRVAKSSTKLEVDDIITISFGNKILTIKVLELRDSTKKEDAQNMFEIIEEKRIQ, from the coding sequence ATGAGATTAGACAAATTTCTAAAAGTATCAAGAATTATCAAAAGACGTACTATAGCTAAAGAAGTTGCTGATAACGATAGAATCACTGTCAACAATCGCGTTGCTAAATCTTCTACAAAGCTAGAAGTTGACGATATCATCACTATTTCCTTTGGTAACAAGATTTTAACAATCAAAGTATTAGAATTACGTGATTCGACTAAAAAAGAAGACGCGCAAAATATGTTTGAAATAATTGAAGAAAAAAGAATACAATAA
- the cysK gene encoding Cysteine synthase, whose protein sequence is MIYNNIYETIGNTPIIKLNKLTKNQKADIYLKLEWFNPGGSVKDRIAINMIEEAEKQGLLKTGDTIIEPTSGNTGIGIAMIGAAKGYKTILTMPDSLSIERRKILIGYGAELILTPKSEGMNGSIKVAEDLVDKHGYFMPMQFKNLNNPRAHMKTTALEILEELPNLNYFIAAVGTGGTITGVGTILKEHNPNISIKAVEPKGSSVLSGNSKGPHKIQGIGAGFIPDILDTGIYDEVIQVEDDDAFNMARKLAKSQGLFVGISTGANVFAALQIAEKAQVNNQILTISPSNAERYLSTELFK, encoded by the coding sequence ATGATATACAATAACATATATGAAACTATAGGTAATACACCTATAATCAAACTAAATAAATTGACGAAAAATCAAAAAGCAGATATTTATCTTAAACTAGAATGGTTTAATCCTGGTGGTAGTGTTAAAGATAGAATCGCGATTAATATGATCGAAGAAGCCGAAAAACAAGGTCTCCTTAAAACAGGTGATACAATTATAGAGCCAACTAGTGGAAATACCGGTATAGGTATAGCTATGATTGGTGCAGCTAAAGGATATAAGACAATACTTACTATGCCAGATAGTCTAAGTATCGAAAGAAGGAAAATTCTTATAGGTTATGGTGCAGAATTAATTTTAACACCTAAAAGTGAGGGAATGAATGGTTCGATAAAAGTTGCAGAAGACTTAGTTGATAAGCATGGCTATTTTATGCCAATGCAATTCAAAAACCTAAATAACCCTCGAGCACATATGAAGACAACAGCTTTAGAAATACTAGAAGAATTACCTAATCTTAATTACTTTATAGCAGCAGTTGGTACTGGTGGAACTATTACCGGTGTAGGTACTATCCTTAAAGAACATAATCCAAATATATCAATTAAAGCAGTTGAGCCAAAAGGAAGTTCTGTCTTAAGTGGTAACTCAAAAGGGCCACATAAGATTCAAGGAATAGGTGCTGGATTTATTCCGGACATTTTAGATACAGGCATCTATGATGAAGTTATTCAAGTAGAAGATGATGATGCATTTAATATGGCAAGAAAATTAGCAAAATCACAAGGGTTATTTGTTGGAATATCAACAGGAGCTAACGTATTTGCAGCCTTACAAATAGCTGAAAAAGCACAAGTAAATAACCAAATACTTACTATATCTCCAAGTAATGCCGAAAGATACTTATCTACAGAATTATTTAAATAA